A single window of Nomascus leucogenys isolate Asia chromosome 18, Asia_NLE_v1, whole genome shotgun sequence DNA harbors:
- the CARHSP1 gene encoding calcium-regulated heat-stable protein 1, translating to MSSEPPPPPQPPTHQASVGLLDTPRTRERSPSPLRGNVVPSPLPTRRTRTFSATVRASQGPVYKGVCKCFCRSKGHGFITPADGGPDIFLHISDVEGEYVPVEGDEVTYKMCSIPPKNEKLQAVEVVITHLAPGTKHETWSGHVVSS from the exons ATGTCATCTGAGCCTCCCCCACCACCACAGCCCCCCACCCATCAAGCTTCAGTCGGGCTGCTGGACACCCCTCGGACCCGCGAGCGCTCACCATCCCCTCTGAGGGGCAACGTGGTCCCAAGCCCACTGCCCACTCGCCGGACGAGGACCTTCTCAGC GACGGTGCGGGCTTCACAGGGCCCCGTGTACAAAGGAGTCTGCAAATGCTTCTGCCGCTCCAAGGGCCACGGCTTCATTACCCCAGCTGATGGTGGCCCTGACATCTTTCTGCACATCTCTGA TGTGGAAGGGGAGTATGTCCCAGTGGAAGGCGACGAGGTCACCTATAAAATGTGCTCCATCCCGCCCAAGAATGAGAAGCTGCAGGCCGTGGAGGTCGTCATCACCCACCTGGCACCAGGCACCAAGCATGAGACCTGGTCTGGACACGTCGTCAGCTCCTAG